The following DNA comes from Rhodopirellula bahusiensis.
ATGTGTTCGATCACGCACTTGTATGCATTCTGTGGATCGGGATCGTAAACATCCTCGGGCACATACAAAGGAATGTGTGGCATTGAGTGAGGCAAATACAAGAAAAACGGTTTGTCTTGATTTGCTTCGACAAACTCAATGGCTCGATCCGTGTACCGACGCGTGATGGTTCTTTGATCGACGGGCACTTCGATGATCTCTTCGTCTTGCACCAGCGGTGTATTCCAAAAAGTGACCGCGGAGGATTGGTCCTTCCACCGTTCATCGGACGGCAATTTGCCAATTCGTTTGTTGTCGGGGTGATTCATATCGTTGGAATAAGGAATCCCGTAGTAAGAATCAAAACCGTTCGACGTCGGCAACGTCTCCTTGTGGTGACCCAGATGCCATTTGCCGACGCAAGCGGTGGCGTAGCCCGCGGTCTTCAAATGGTCTGCGATGGTGACCTCTTCCGGATGCAGCCCGTAGTTGCTTTGAGGGAACAGGACATGCTTGTGCAATCCGACTCGTTTGGGATAGCAACCCGTCAGCAACGCCGCTCGCGAAGGCGAACACACCGAGCACGCTGAGTAGAAACTGGTGTAGCGACGTCCTTCACTGGCCAAGCGATCGATGTTCGGCGTCTTGATGTTGGGCGAACCAAAGCAACCCAAATCGTTGTAGCCCTGATCGTCGGTGAAGATCACGATGACGTTGGGTTTCTCGGATGTTTCGGTCGACTCTGCAGCAAAGCTGGGGCGACCGAGCAGTGCGAGAAACCCCGCGAGGCCGAGCACAATGGATTGGCAGCGAGGAATCGGGAAAGCGCTTCTGGATGACATGAACTCGCCTTGCAAAGGAGGGGGGACGGTTCCTGCCAGGCGAAGGAACCGGTGGGCTGCGGTCCATCATAGCCACTGCTGCCAGACGAAGCAGCAAAGGATGGTGCCTTCAGACCACACATCCACGACGGCCCCCTCCGGGGCGTCGATTCAATGAGTGAGGTAGCGGAACTCGCCAAGAGTTTCGGCCTGCACCGTTATTCGCCGAAAGTCTTGGCGACTTCCGCTACGGCCAGATGCGTCAGTAATAAAATCGACATCCTCCGGGGCGAATGCGCGTGAATAGCGCCGAGAGAGCCCCGAGACCCACCCGCCTTGATCCACGACCTCCTCAGCTGGCGAGCAACGCTTTGGTCGCGATCGTGATGTTGGGCTGACGCATCAGTGATTCGCCAACCAAGATGGCTTTGACGCCGCCAGCTTTCAGCATTGCGACGTCATCCG
Coding sequences within:
- a CDS encoding sulfatase family protein, with amino-acid sequence MSSRSAFPIPRCQSIVLGLAGFLALLGRPSFAAESTETSEKPNVIVIFTDDQGYNDLGCFGSPNIKTPNIDRLASEGRRYTSFYSACSVCSPSRAALLTGCYPKRVGLHKHVLFPQSNYGLHPEEVTIADHLKTAGYATACVGKWHLGHHKETLPTSNGFDSYYGIPYSNDMNHPDNKRIGKLPSDERWKDQSSAVTFWNTPLVQDEEIIEVPVDQRTITRRYTDRAIEFVEANQDKPFFLYLPHSMPHIPLYVPEDVYDPDPQNAYKCVIEHIDTEVGRLIQTVRDLGLSEKTLIVYTSDNGPWLQFKNHGGSAGPLRAGKGTTFEGGQRVPCIMWAPGRIPAGTSSNAFATNMDLLPTIASVTGVPLENDRKIDGVDLTSTFTSDESSREEFVFYSAHGALEGIRMGDWKYLRKVPRRGKNAKGPAPEPQVFLFHLSEDIGEQNNLVKQDPERAEKMRARMEELNEEITSNARPVWRTKANS